The sequence below is a genomic window from Gossypium hirsutum isolate 1008001.06 chromosome A11, Gossypium_hirsutum_v2.1, whole genome shotgun sequence.
AATAGACGGTTGGGACAATATTCTATTTTCAATTATGAACTTTGGGGGTATTCTAAATGACTTCATTCTTCTACAGAGCAGACAATGTGACAAAGTGTTGATTTGGACGGACAATGTGACACTTATCAGACGTATTCAGCAGCTTTTGCTAGAAATAGGTCAATGGGAATTCGAACATATTCCTAGAGAAGAGAATATTGAAGTTGACTACATCACTAAGTTGGCTTTTGACAAGAATGAGGGTTTGCAGCTATTTGCAGATAATCTGTTGAATTTTACTAGTTAATTGTGATTATTTTATCTGTTATTTtatacacacacaaaaaaaaagcatataaactatatttcatTAATATGTAATACATGAATACTGGATACTCCATGCAAACGATGAAGATAGTTATTGTGATGTGGGGTAACTAGAGTTGTTTATAGGTCGGACCGAACCAAGTAAAAAAATTTAGGCCCTTTTTTAGGCTCGACCCCGACCTAGTCCAAAAAAataagcctaaaattttgttcaagctcagtctggataaaaatgttaaagcCCAAGTTTGGCCCGGCCTGCCTgtactaaaatttttataatttttttatataaaaataaatttaaaaaatataatacatcaaatacataaaaatattaaaataaatgtttttcaacaaatggaaaaaaattaaaatatatatacttaaataacactaagataagtgcaacttaacaagtaaataccTCTACactagtagcaaaattaataataaatcaaGAGTTACAATATCCAAACGGTAACAATAAAATAGCAGTAATATAATAACGAAATGATAgtaaaacaatgaaaaaacaGTGGCAAGATAGTAAAAAAAAAGTagcaattttcttctctttttttttgcaaattcaagCCTCGGCCCAGGCTAAAAAAAAGTAAACCAAGGTTTGGCCTGTTTAGAAAATGGaccttattttttttatccaagcccattttttgaatCTATATTTTTGCCTAAACACTTTTCGAGTAGGCCTTTGAGCTTACTTTTTCTACCCAAGCTCATTTTTCGAACCTAATTTCAGACGATACTTCAAGATTGGGTAAATTTATGAACATGTTTAATctaaaatagagaaataaataTACGAgttttgatatataaaataaaatttgttaaattttaaacaaatttgtACTTATAGTTGGTAGAAGATCTGGCAGGAAAATGGCGATAATAGTTTGTAAAGTGGTggtacttaattaaaaacattggTTGCTGCAAGAAGCATGGTGGCAGGGCATGCTGCAATTAACAACATTAATGGaaatattacaaaaacaaaaagacATAAATTTAATTACGAAAGGAAATAACAAGGATGAGAAAGAGAGAAATCTATATTGGTATTTCAGTAGCAATAATTCCGAGGTCCAATTAGTTCCTTCACTTTACACAGATAATAAGGGTATTtcattgatttaattttattgaattttaatattaataaaccaAATTGGTTTGACAAAAGGAACTTTCACACTAACATAGCTCTAATTATGATATTGATAAAGGGtgtatttagaatttttaatatttttaattacacACGTGTCAATCAATAAGGAGAAGTCATTAGAAACTTAAAGTtgccaaaaaagttttaaaacCTAGCTTTTCTTAGCTATAAATGACTATTCTCTAAAAAGGAACGTAAACTTTTCaactataattttaaaaaaaaacatatataaataaggATCGACAATTATATCAAGACATTCAAAACACTacaaacaaaataattattgtaaaatacaaatcaactataaataaaacataacctacatcaaaatatctttaaacaaaataaaataaatctaaattgaAATAAGTATCAAATTCGAATAATGCTCAAAGACTTTGAATAAATTGTTGGTAAGTTTAAGCTAAAGTCGTTTAGTAGTTAGGTTAAAAAAAGCGAGTTTTAAGCTacaatttgataattattatagTGGATCAGTATATATTTATGAGTAGAAGAGTATGCCTTATAGATTTAAGTAGATCTAACGATCAATGTTGAATATTAAAAGAGAAAactatttagattttgatttacaaattcataaaatttagagttatttaataaaaaaattaaactataaaagaaaagaaaaatgagagctTCTGATTGGTATAGGCGGTACGAATAGAGAAACCCATACAACTATAATTTTaacaatcaataaaaatttttaaatagtttaatgattattttataatttttttaaaattaagtgactaaaatataaatctactaataatttaataaccttaaatgtaatttatctaaatttaaaatgaaataaaagattgAAGAGTCGTCTGAAAGGATATGTGGATTGCGTAAAAATCAGGGGTTATAAGACGCGTGGCTATAAGTGAGTGGGGGAGCTCTTAATTTTTGGAGTTCGGCTAACGGAAACCACAAAATCATATTCTTATAAATCAACTACCATATCTATtggttctctctctctctccttctATTGGGCCACTATGTCTTATTATTACTTTACTTTTCTTTACTAAAAACAAAATCGTGGTTGAATTGGTATACTATTGCATTAAGCTTAATCGTCCATATTATTTGTTTGCTACTATTGACATACTATTTGTCCATACTGTCTGTTTACTACCATTGACATACTATTGAGCTCTAGCTCAATCACCTATAAATCAACTACCATTATTTATTGTTTCTTTCTCTTCTACTAGATGACCCAACAATTAGATTGTGTATCAACTACTCCTTTTATCTATACTAATAGCCTTTTCAGTATTTTGTATCATACATATACAAGACATTTAGACTATGGAGATTTACTTTTTGGGTTAAGTGTTCTACATTTACCTTCTAGCTAGTGGGAAAATAAGAGGTTCAAATAGTATAGATGCAATGAACAAAAGTCGATACCTCCCTCAAGACGATAAAATAATAACGTGGTCATTTACTTCTTTATTCCCCACTATACACCCTTTGCATAATGTCTTGTATAAGCAAGTCAAAACAAAATAGCCCTAATTATACATACCAGTCATTTCAAATTTTGACAACAATTAGAGTTACATGACTTAAACTAAGTTGCTAGACTTTTCTGGCATTGGTACACCTCCAATCAAGCGAAGAACGTATGCTAGAGCATTGCAATCAATCTCAACAAGTGTTGGATTATGCGAGAGATTCTCAAAATGCCTTTTTAACTAATAAAGCTTCACTCAATGACCTTTGAAATTCGAGGTAAGATTGGTACCTATTCCAAATGCTCGAACAAGAACCTATTGTAGATTAAGTTCAGAGCTTACTGTTACAAGACATATGTCCATGGGAAGCCCCATAAACAATGCAACGTCTTTCGATGCTATTGTCGCTTCACCACATAAAGGATAAAATATATGGGTCTCCAGTCTTCAAAGTTCAATCAAAGTGGATAGAAATGTCAGAACGTGAATAATTGCTTCGATTTGGTTTGCATGATAGAAATCGGTGTCCCATAAATGGGGAATGATTTTCTTCCCAACCACACCTGTTATCGTGAAGCCAAGCCACAAGAGGGTGTTGCAATGACACTGCATCCCTAGAAACATATGCTCGTTTGAATTTTAATAAGTTGACAGCCATTATAGTACTATTGGAAATTGTAACTTGAGTAACTTAGCTATTTAATGTTTAGGATAGGATGTAGCAAACTATTCGTTTTGGATGTTTGTGACAATTTAAAATCCCAAAACCCTATTGATAGATTTTAATTTAGGGCTTAGGAGGGGTTTACATACAAAAGTTAAGGCATCTACATATATCAACTTCAacttaattttttgttaaatttaattaatattatgctatctgttattttaaatttcttttaataactCAATAATTAGGGTTATTGAGTTTAGAGTTTAGACATATTCAAatctatttcaaaattaaattaaattgttatggtataattttaaattttacatcaTAAACTCAACACCTACAATTGTCAAGGTATCATGATCGTATTACAATAATTACTTTGATTCCTATGTGGCTCAGATACATTAGCTATGTTACCATGCACACTAAATTTGACACTTATGGTATCGAGGGATCCTTAAAAAATATATCTTGAAATTAACTTTCCCAAAagcatatattaataaataatatatctaATAACATTGTcaaaaaaccataaaataaaaccCATCTATATTAGAATGAATAAAATTGCgcaaaaaatattattatcagAAACCAACTCATCCAGAAATagacaaataaatcaaaattatatcatctcatgcaattttttttatgcttgttcataattttcttaattttttttataaaaaatcataaatgagTTATATTAAGCTAGTGGAAGGACtaatcaaacatatataatttgagcttaaataatttataattattttttattcttcatatattaattttaaagttattttgttggAGTTAATTCACTAAAAGTATCATGGTTGATCTTCCTATTGTGTACcattaaaaaaactatttatgTTAAGCTTTTGTCCAATGATATtatcatatgtgtgttaccctcataggatatccttgatcctTTTAGGTTAAATTTGCTCACCTAATTTgatctattttatctcatggtctCTATTATATCTTCCACGATGAAAATTGATATTACTTACAAACAATAATGTTATTAGTTGTTCGTCCCAGACAAACAACCTATAGCCACATTTTAGTTTCATAGTCCATACAATACTAGTGAAATGATACCATTTACTCTTTTATTTGAGCTATAATTCTAGTATTGTGAGTGAAGTCATGCCATGTATAAGTCATGCACCTTACATACCAACTTTTGGCTCTTTACCATCAAAGCATAGATTTTCACTATATCAAAGTACATAAGTTATACACAGATGGTCACTCACTCACTTAGGATAAAGGTAGGTCACATTATGAATGTCACAAGATGAATCCATAAATAGCTCTAGGATAAATTTAACTTGGGGtcgattgaacatatataattagggcttaaataatttgaaattaagttCACACTCttcgtctattaattacaacatcaTTTAGTCATAAAGTCAATACGCTAAAAGTGTCATGACTAAAACTCTCTATTATATACTATTACGAAAGAAACTTAGATTTATGCtttatccaatgaccttgtcatttgtgtgttaccttcatagtATATCCTTAAGTTATTCTAGTTAAATTCATTcacccaatatgatcatatttttcCTCATGGTCACCATCCCATTtttcacaataaaaaagattattTCTAACAGATAGCAATAACAATCATTTGTCCCAAACGAACAAGCCATGGCTAAATTCCTATTTCATAGTtcatacaatgccaatgagaagatTTCATTTACTCTTTGAACGAACCATGAATTTTACTATTGTAAATGAATCTATGTCATTCATATATCATGTACCCAGCATACCAACTTCGTTACCATTACAAGTTTAATGGGTTTATAAACAAGTTCTTTACTATTACACAAAGGTGAAGCCAAATTTTTTGTTAgggggttgaaattaaattatatatttttatgatagtaaaaatgtaatttcaccatttcaattgtctatatctttataatttttaaagaattgaatcaaatttttatcacttttaggggaaaaagtataattttactattactaatttaaaattttataaattataaaggaacttaaatgaaaaaaattctattttaaggGGCACGACCCTCTGCCAACCCCTTGGCTCTGCTGAATTAGTGTCACGATTTATTGGGTAACAACTGAGTTGGAAAAAGATTAATTTATCATTTctattaaattgttattattatattttgatggGTTTTGgtcttttcttaattttatataatttttaaataaaaataaaaattaacacaCCAATGATTAAACACctatttaatgaatttataaataattttttttattactttagattttttttttacaaaaaaacatTTTCTCTCACCCtcatcatgtatatatattatatttaaatttgtgaCTGAGTTGGTGCTGATCGGTTAATTGTGTACCAACTCAATTGAAAAAAGAGCTAAGTTTTCCTTTCTATtaaattcttattattattataacattttatattttcatattttttatataatttttaaataaaaaattaaaactaatatatatCCAAAGATCCAATACATGCTTAATGGGTTTATAAACTTTTTTATCAATATACCAATATTTTCATTCATTGAATTGgtgttaaaatttaattagatttgTAATAATGATTTCCTTTCACACGcataacaaaattaattaaagtatatttttttttaatatgatgtatttatttttttaattttttactcataatttaaaaaaaaatttatctttttaattttataaatatttttataaatattatatatgttgttattattattattaattttaaacactacattttattatttgttgtaCATACTTATATTCTACGCTgtcatttgataaaattttagttatacttgtatatttatttatgagaaaaataaaactagatatttttaattaattaattaattgtcaTTTTGGATGGACTACAGCCATCTGTAGAAATCTCCCTCTTTCACCTGTATATCATGTGTCTCCCCCTCTCATCTCATCTCAACTGGTGGGCTGAGAGTTTCTCTTTTACCCTACTGGCTGAGAAACTCCCCCATTGCCTTTCTTCCCAcctcttttctttctccttttttcctttcatttcccATACTTTCCTTCACTCGCCCAAACATGGTGCTCTCCACAAAACTCCACCGTTTAGACCTTCGTTCAACGTTCTTCACCTCTCTTCGCCCCTCGTTTACTCCCAATCCCTCCTCTTCAGTCTCCCCCAAAACCTTTAAATTTAGACCAACTAAAATAACTGCCCAAGTTTCCACTCTCAGCGTTGAAACCTCCGTTAAGGACCCTGAAAGCGACATTGAATCACTGTTTTCCTCCAATACAGAAGAAATTGATCGGAAACGTTCCAACAAGCAATCCAATACCGGTGCTTCGGGTATTTCCTCCGGTGTAAAGCTTGAAAACATTAGCAAGAGCTATAAAGGAGTAACCGTTTTGAAAGATGTGAGTTGGGAAGTGAAAAAAGGCGAGAAAGTTGGACTGGTTGGAGTAAATGGAGCAGGGAAAACGACCCAGATGAGAATTATAACGGGACAAGAAGAACCCGATTCGGGAACGTTATAAAGgccaaatcaaacatgaaaattGCGTTTTTGAACCAAGAATTTGAGGTTTCGATGAGCAGGACGGTGAGGGAGGAGTTTATGAGTGCTTTTAAAGAAGAATTGGATATTTCTGACAGGTTAGAGAGGGTACAGAAGGCGATAGAAGGGGCTACCGAGGATTTGGAGTTGATGGGAAGGCTTTTGGATGAGTTTGATTTGTTGCAGAGGAGGGCTCAGGCTGTGGATTTGGATGAGGTTGATGCTAAGGTTAGTAAGTTGATGCCAGAGCTTGGGTTTTCCCCCGAGGATTCCGATAGGTTGGTCGCAAGTTTTAGTAGCGGATGGCAGATGAGGATGTCACTTGGGAAGATTTTGTTGCAGGTAAAATTGTTGCTTTCATGCATATCTTTCTTGCTGCAAAATTGTTCTATTCATAGTTTCATAGGTTGTCTATggtttctattctttttcttgaGAAAAAGTTGGCGCAATGAAGATTTTGAACCTTATTTATGAGTGATAAAGAGATATATACAAGTAATGTTCAAAGTGAAATTATTTACATTTTGCAGAAGTAATAGTTGTGGTTGGAGGTTGGCTATTAATGTCGACTGTTAGCAGctgaaatcactttggcacctgtTGATTGGAAGTTTAAACTTTGAATAGACTGACAAAATATTTAGCTTTCGAGATAGTTTATGATGTTGAAGTTGTTAATTCATAGATGCATGTGTATGATGTGCAGAAAATTATATTGGCATTGCTAGCTGTTTGTTGACCTCCATGTAATTTTGCAGGAGCCTGATTTATTGCTTTTGGACGAGCCTACAAATCACCTTGACCTTGATACAATCGAGTGGCTTGAAGGATATCTCAACAAGCAAGATGTGCCAATggtcatcatatctcatgatagAGCTTTTCTAGATCAGTTGTGTACAAAGATTGTGGAGACTGACATGGGTGTTTCGAGGACATTTGAGGGTAATTATTCTCAGTATGTTGAGGCGAAGGCAGCATGGGTTGAAAGTCAATATGCAGCGTGGGAGAAGCAGCAGCAGGAAATTGAGCAGACAAAAGACTTGATAAACAGATTAGGAGCAGGGGCAAATTCTGGCCGTGCTTCTTCTGCTGAAAAGGTATTTTTGAGGGGGCATTTAGCTCTTTGAGGAATGGTAGCTGTCTGCTTTGGTCATTAGACTGTAATGTCTGATGTGTAGTTTTACACCACTGTATGCTATCCAGTAAATATGCATGTGTTGATGATTACATGAAGTTACTGCCAGATTGTAAACCTGCTTGACTGAGTATTTTTCACATGGGTGCCTAAATTTTcataagattttttaaaaatcatagatGATTTTACTCTATAAAATTGATTGCATAAGGAAGTATGTTACCTAGAATGCAGGTTTTAGTTTGATTGAGTATATTGGGGATCATttaccccccccccccaaaactCTTAAGTGGATTTCTTTAGAATTCTAGGCTAGTTATGGTTCCTTAGGAAACTTTGCTGAAATTCAGTTGATACTTTTATATCATTCACCTAAAGTTGTTTGCTATATTATCCTACAAGAATTTCTTCTTTTCTCATCAAGTTTTCTAATCACTTTACCAAATATAATTCCATACCGGATCACATGAGTTGCATGAAACTTGTGAGGATGGAACCTCTGTTCTTTTCGCTGGTAGAGTTAATCTGCTTAAACAGTTTTACCTATGAACGTTGGTATACCACATTGATTACTCTTTTTGTGTCTTTCTACTTCCATTTTAATTCTATTGTATAAAAGACCATTTCTTGCAAGTTTGCCTCATGAATGTTCTGTCTTCTTAAAGTTAATTCTCAGTGTCAGTGTAGCTACGGACACATTCTTTTGGAGAATAAGGTTTTTTGATGCTGGCTTAATGTTTTACCTTCTGTTTTCTATCTTTTGGTTTTGATAGTGTTTGCTACTTAAATGGTTAAAGGATCCTCTGTTCTTGTGCTTATATTCTTTAATCACTAAACAACTTTCTGGTTAAGTAATTTCTCCTTCTCCTTTCTGACTTGTAACAGAAGCTGGAGAGACTTCAAGAAGAGGGCCAAATAGAGAAGCCATTTCAACGGAAACAAATGAAGATTAGGTTCCCTGAGCGTGGAAGAAGTGGGAGATCTGTTGTTACTATTAAGAATCTGGAATTTGGTTATGAGGATGAGGTAAGTTGAGATGTTTTGTGGTATGAAAAAGATGGTTTggactttttttctttatttaatcttCTCATTTATGACAGAAACATGGTTTGTGTATCAGCTGCTAGTTGACAGGGCAAGTCTTTCAATTGAAAGAGGAGAGAAAATTGCCATTATTGGTCCAAATGGTTGTGGAAAGAGTACTTTACTGAAGCTGATAATGGGCCTAGAGAATCCAAGTGGAGGTGAAGTGTTGCTTGGGGAGCATAATGTTTTACCAAATTATTTTGAGCAGAATCAGGTATTTGGCCTCTGAAGTATATGTATATCGTGTTTCTGATCTTGCTGCTAAGTTGCTCAATTTCGCTTTTGAGCTAAAAAAGTGCAAAGCACTGACTGAATTTAATGAACAAATTTTCAGGCTGAGGCTCTTGATTTAGATAAAACAGTGCTTCAGACAGTGGAAGACGTTGCAGAGGACTGGAGAATTGATGATATTAAGGGACTTCTTGGTCGTTGCAACTTCAAAGCTGATATGCTTGACAGAAAGGTTTCCCTTTTGAGTGGTGGTGAGAAGGTAATCTTAATGTAGAAATTTATATGTCGGATACTGTTTTGCTTTTATggatttcattaaaaaaattattttatgcttATTCTCTTTCATACAATACTCCAATATTTGAAGGGGCATCCTATTCTCATGGGCCTAAAATATTATGTTGATGTTAATTCATAACATGGTGGTCAATTTGGCAATTTCCGGATACTTAGTTGAAGTTTTAAAATTGCTGGTTGTCATATTGAATTCAAATGATTTAGACATGCATGCTGATGAATTATGATACAAGACTAACATAATATGGTGCTCTTCAATGTTTCTGCATGTTAAATTCTTCCAAAGCTTCcttattattctaaaaaaaaatagaaaatgtatTGTGAATTATATCTGGTGGATGTTGTTGTACATGTCTTGGCTACTTTACGTTTCCTTGTTTAAAAAGCATGAACTTGAAATTTGTGTTGTCCGGTTTCATTTAGGCACGGCTTGCATTTTgtaaattcatggtaaaaccGTCAACCCTGCTAGTTTTGGATGAACCAACAAATCACCTGGATATACCCTCAAAGGAAATGCTAGAGGTTTGAGTTTTTCCTTAACCTTTCTTTGTTCtccatttgtttctttttatcaaaatagcAGCATATAACGCTGCAATCTCTCATTCTTCTATTAGGAGGCAATTAGAGAGTACAGTGGCACAGTCATTACTGTTTCTCATGACCGATTCTTTATAAAGCAAATTGTGAACAGAGTAGTGGAAGTAAAAGACGGGCATTTGCAGGACTATGTAGGCGATTACAATGTGAGTATGGTTGCCTTGAATGTCTGCTTGGGTTGCTCTTATTTCCTTAACTTGTTTTCCTATCTGCATTTCTTGCCTCCTATATATTGATTAACCGGAATGTGTCATCCAGTAAATTACTAAGTCTTTATAATCCATGAGTTCATTGGTTACCTAAAATATGCATGTTCAATGagtccttttcttcttcccacCTGATTAACTGCTGTTCCAAATCAACAGTATTTTCTGGAGAAGAACCTTGAGGCAAGGGAAAAGGAGCTCGAGCGTGAGGCGGAGCTTGATGAGAAAGCTCCAAAAGTGAAAACCAAATCCAAGATGTCAAAGGTAAGCTATATAACTAATACCCTTGTAATTCTTATTAGCATTTTCCGAACTGTAGAGGTTATCAAGATATAATAATTGCGTCCCATGTGTTGAACAGGCTGAGAAAGAAGCTCAGAAGAAACAAAAACGGCAGGCGTTTCAAGCTGCGAAACAGAAGTCGAAAGGGCAGAAGAATGCCAAGAGATGGAATTGAAATGAAACATTGGATCTATAATGCATACATTGATTAAAGAtga
It includes:
- the LOC107897623 gene encoding LOW QUALITY PROTEIN: ABC transporter F family member 5 (The sequence of the model RefSeq protein was modified relative to this genomic sequence to represent the inferred CDS: inserted 1 base in 1 codon), whose protein sequence is MVLSTKLHRLDLRSTFFTSLRPSFTPNPSSSVSPKTFKFRPTKITAQVSTLSVETSVKDPESDIESLFSSNTEEIDRKRSNKQSNTGASGISSGVKLENISKSYKGVTVLKDVSWEVKKGEKVGLVGVNGAGKTTQMRIITGQEEPDXGNVIKAKSNMKIAFLNQEFEVSMSRTVREEFMSAFKEELDISDRLERVQKAIEGATEDLELMGRLLDEFDLLQRRAQAVDLDEVDAKVSKLMPELGFSPEDSDRLVASFSSGWQMRMSLGKILLQEPDLLLLDEPTNHLDLDTIEWLEGYLNKQDVPMVIISHDRAFLDQLCTKIVETDMGVSRTFEGNYSQYVEAKAAWVESQYAAWEKQQQEIEQTKDLINRLGAGANSGRASSAEKKLERLQEEGQIEKPFQRKQMKIRFPERGRSGRSVVTIKNLEFGYEDELLVDRASLSIERGEKIAIIGPNGCGKSTLLKLIMGLENPSGGEVLLGEHNVLPNYFEQNQAEALDLDKTVLQTVEDVAEDWRIDDIKGLLGRCNFKADMLDRKVSLLSGGEKARLAFCKFMVKPSTLLVLDEPTNHLDIPSKEMLEEAIREYSGTVITVSHDRFFIKQIVNRVVEVKDGHLQDYVGDYNYFLEKNLEAREKELEREAELDEKAPKVKTKSKMSKAEKEAQKKQKRQAFQAAKQKSKGQKNAKRWN